A stretch of the Candidatus Paceibacterota bacterium genome encodes the following:
- a CDS encoding FlgO family outer membrane protein, with translation MKPWNVLLSLFFSFMLTVFGPTLQAQPASDRFDASITNLASDISSKSRQTGVIKIAILSLSGGDSQTSAFGKILAEELTVKLFETRKFQIVERELLVKILKEQKFELSGPVDGAAIQRLGKLLAIDAILTGSITDTNVGLRINARLISSTSGEVLSVASATILKDEFVSDLLRMSFQEFGPDQHTSAAGSTTEVMVKQNGFTFEVKRFYILSERPNSIYVDILVTNLGADSELTIGDHLFSKYGRGATQVTSKDGNKFRIYDIFIGRQAITQKSLISSYRHSGIRQKFSSKQSTTITLDFNGKDASREIPVKLDLLTSSYGSDRGEFLLHLGIPKPK, from the coding sequence ATGAAGCCTTGGAATGTTCTTCTCTCTCTGTTTTTCTCTTTCATGCTCACTGTGTTTGGGCCCACGCTTCAAGCGCAGCCCGCGAGCGACCGTTTCGACGCAAGCATCACAAACCTCGCGTCAGACATCTCTAGCAAGAGCCGACAGACAGGCGTTATCAAAATCGCGATTCTCAGTCTTTCTGGTGGCGATAGCCAAACGAGTGCATTCGGAAAGATCCTTGCCGAAGAGCTCACCGTGAAACTCTTCGAGACACGGAAATTCCAAATCGTTGAGCGCGAATTGTTGGTGAAGATTCTCAAAGAGCAAAAGTTTGAGCTCTCCGGACCCGTCGATGGGGCAGCAATTCAGCGCCTCGGCAAGCTCCTCGCTATCGATGCGATCCTCACGGGTAGCATCACCGATACGAATGTTGGGCTCCGCATCAATGCAAGACTCATCAGCTCAACCTCAGGCGAAGTGCTCAGCGTTGCAAGTGCGACGATTCTGAAAGATGAATTCGTCTCTGATCTCTTGCGCATGTCGTTTCAGGAATTCGGGCCCGATCAGCACACGAGTGCAGCAGGGAGCACAACCGAAGTCATGGTGAAGCAGAATGGCTTCACCTTCGAAGTCAAGCGCTTCTATATATTGAGCGAGCGGCCCAATAGCATCTATGTCGACATCCTTGTAACAAATCTCGGAGCCGACAGTGAGCTCACGATCGGCGATCACCTGTTCAGCAAGTATGGTCGCGGAGCGACGCAGGTTACCTCGAAAGATGGCAACAAGTTTCGCATCTACGACATTTTCATCGGCCGACAGGCGATCACGCAGAAAAGCCTCATTAGCAGCTACAGGCACAGTGGGATTCGTCAAAAGTTTTCGAGCAAGCAATCGACGACGATCACACTTGACTTCAATGGCAAAGATGCGAGCAGGGAAATTCCCGTGAAGCTCGACCTCCTCACAAGTTCCTATGGAAGCGATCGAGGTGAGTTCCTTCTCCACCTCGGCATTCCGAAACCGAAATAA
- a CDS encoding FlgO family outer membrane protein → MLITTCTRLLLTFLLLTLANTSLANTPSNFDMQMAALAGKLADGTYRSKEMHVAVVGFTNLAGKETELGNTLSEEMTTRLFQTGKFNIVERTLIVKVLKEQKLELTGPIDTDSIKSLGRLLKVEAIITGRFVNRPNDVRVFARLVDTMTGEIRSLAAVTLEKDALVLGLLGEHAPLRSYRALPPASTAAHLTTHFPEFTVEHKNFTFVITRSYKDELGAAVFEIMVTNNGPTTTELTFGKSGWLGDDGLLQTNWGTTYGHPRIGIAGSSRSLANNVSHVFPAHSSITIVVQFRDAGKNVYLCSSLALPVTGLEDAGRQRYITFTDLPKK, encoded by the coding sequence ATGTTGATCACTACCTGTACGCGATTGCTTCTTACGTTTTTGCTGCTGACTCTCGCCAACACCTCCCTCGCCAACACGCCCAGTAATTTTGATATGCAGATGGCGGCCCTTGCAGGCAAGCTCGCGGATGGAACTTACCGCTCAAAGGAAATGCATGTTGCGGTCGTTGGGTTCACCAACCTGGCTGGCAAAGAGACTGAACTCGGGAACACACTTTCCGAAGAAATGACAACGAGGCTTTTCCAGACAGGTAAGTTCAATATCGTTGAACGCACGCTGATTGTAAAGGTGCTCAAAGAGCAAAAACTTGAACTCACTGGCCCAATCGATACAGACTCCATAAAAAGCCTCGGGCGTCTGCTCAAAGTTGAGGCAATCATCACTGGACGATTCGTGAATCGACCGAACGACGTTCGCGTATTCGCTCGCCTTGTCGACACAATGACGGGAGAGATACGTAGTCTTGCCGCAGTAACGCTCGAGAAAGATGCGCTCGTCCTCGGACTCCTTGGCGAGCATGCTCCACTCAGATCTTACCGTGCGCTTCCCCCAGCCTCGACCGCTGCGCACCTCACCACACACTTTCCCGAATTCACTGTCGAGCACAAGAACTTCACATTCGTAATCACGCGTTCGTACAAAGATGAACTCGGGGCGGCAGTATTTGAAATCATGGTGACGAATAATGGGCCAACCACAACCGAACTGACCTTCGGAAAAAGTGGCTGGCTCGGAGATGATGGACTTCTCCAAACCAACTGGGGAACCACGTACGGGCATCCAAGAATTGGCATCGCTGGATCATCACGATCGCTTGCAAACAACGTTTCGCACGTCTTCCCTGCGCATTCAAGCATCACTATCGTCGTACAATTCCGCGACGCGGGCAAGAATGTCTATTTGTGTAGTTCACTCGCACTTCCGGTCACCGGACTCGAAGACGCGGGCAGGCAAAGATACATCACCTTTACTGACCTGCCGAAAAAGTAA
- a CDS encoding 50S ribosomal protein L23: MGIFSKKDAAVAATDEKVVIVPAHQQGGIDLSEVLIAPRITEKSAKQSEENVYAFEINARANKHQVAQAVATFYKITPVKVAIVNVPTKYAKNWKTGRTQVKKPGMKKAMVYVKKGETIAFV, from the coding sequence ATGGGAATTTTTTCAAAGAAAGACGCTGCAGTCGCAGCAACAGACGAGAAGGTAGTTATCGTTCCTGCTCACCAGCAGGGTGGTATCGATCTCTCTGAGGTCCTCATCGCTCCACGCATTACTGAGAAGTCAGCAAAGCAGTCGGAGGAAAACGTTTACGCATTTGAAATCAATGCACGCGCAAACAAGCACCAGGTCGCACAGGCAGTTGCTACATTCTACAAGATCACTCCAGTGAAGGTTGCTATCGTCAACGTACCGACGAAGTATGCAAAGAATTGGAAGACTGGTCGTACCCAGGTCAAGAAGCCAGGGATGAAGAAGGCAATGGTCTACGTTAAGAAGGGTGAGACGATCGCCTTTGTGTAA
- the rplC gene encoding 50S ribosomal protein L3 gives MKYILGTKQQMTQFYTADGKCVAATVLVAGPITVTAVKNVERDGYVAAQIGFGKQLPQRLNKAQVGALKDLGSFKTLREFRPKNGELDVTVGQTIGADVFSAGDAVTVSATSKGKGFQGGVKRHGFHGGPRSHGQAHSEREVGSIGAGGMQRVMKGLRMPGRMGSDKVTVKGLSILAVDPVNNLLVVSGAVPGRRGTVVEVTGN, from the coding sequence ATGAAGTATATTCTCGGAACAAAGCAGCAGATGACACAGTTCTACACCGCCGATGGCAAGTGTGTAGCAGCAACCGTCCTCGTAGCTGGCCCAATCACCGTGACTGCAGTCAAGAACGTTGAACGCGATGGCTATGTCGCAGCACAGATTGGTTTTGGTAAGCAGCTTCCTCAGCGCCTCAACAAGGCACAGGTCGGAGCACTCAAGGATCTTGGTTCATTCAAGACACTCCGTGAGTTCCGTCCAAAGAATGGTGAGCTCGATGTCACTGTCGGTCAGACGATCGGCGCAGATGTCTTCTCAGCAGGAGATGCCGTCACGGTATCCGCTACCTCAAAGGGTAAGGGATTCCAGGGAGGTGTGAAGCGCCACGGTTTCCATGGTGGTCCTCGTTCTCACGGACAGGCACACTCAGAGCGTGAAGTTGGTTCTATCGGTGCCGGTGGTATGCAGCGCGTCATGAAGGGACTCCGCATGCCAGGTCGCATGGGTAGTGACAAGGTCACGGTCAAGGGTCTCTCGATTCTCGCAGTCGATCCCGTTAATAATCTCCTCGTTGTTTCTGGTGCAGTACCAGGACGCCGCGGAACTGTTGTCGAAGTAACTGGTAACTAA
- the fusA gene encoding elongation factor G codes for MDQSYPLEKTRNFGIIAHIDAGKTTTSERVLFYTGESHKIGEVHEGATVMDWMEQERERGITITSAATTAFWTPTYADKKDAEKKFRFNLIDTPGHIDFTIEVKRSLRVLDGAVVVFDGVAGVEPQSETNWRYADDGKVPRICFINKLDRMGASFERSYQSILNRLTKNAVRMQIPVGEEENVSGVIDLFERVYYTFEGNMGNTLVKHEVPAEYKDDVEKYRGELIEAVVAQDEALMEKYLEGVEPTMEEFKRVMRKAVIANKIIPVYTGTALKNKGVQLVLDAVVDFLPSPLDIPPTKGIDPNTDQDITRLASNDEPFAALAFKVAADPFVGQLTFFRVYSGKLEAGSYVYNATKGKKERISRIVRMHANDREEVKTVYAGEIAAAVGLKDTFTSDTLCDEDKPIILERIVIPEPVISMRIEPKTKADQEKMGVALSRLVAEDPTFRVTTDEETGETIIWGMGELHLDIIVDRMKREFNVECTTGKPQVAFRETIQGSAEQNEKYLKQSGGKGQYGHVVIRIKPMEPLAEGATVPKNVTREADFEFINNIKGGAIPQEFIPAILKGVREGLDRGVVAGFRLVNVSIELFDGSYHDVDSSEIAFKIAASMAVREAARKSRPVILEPMMSVEAIFPDEFMGDVSGNLSSRRGQISSMGERGMNKVLTALVPLSEMFGYATTLRSMTQGRGTFTMTFQEYAPVPANIEKDIVASRAK; via the coding sequence ATGGATCAATCGTATCCGCTCGAGAAAACTCGAAACTTCGGAATCATTGCGCACATCGACGCAGGCAAGACGACAACGTCAGAGCGTGTGCTCTTTTATACTGGTGAGTCTCACAAGATTGGTGAGGTGCACGAGGGAGCAACGGTCATGGACTGGATGGAGCAGGAGCGTGAGCGCGGTATTACGATTACCTCTGCTGCGACCACTGCGTTTTGGACTCCAACCTACGCAGACAAGAAGGATGCTGAGAAGAAGTTCCGCTTCAATCTCATCGACACTCCTGGACACATCGACTTCACCATCGAGGTGAAGCGTTCTCTTCGCGTCTTGGACGGTGCAGTTGTCGTCTTCGACGGCGTTGCTGGTGTCGAGCCACAGTCAGAGACCAACTGGCGTTATGCTGACGATGGAAAGGTGCCACGTATCTGTTTCATCAACAAACTCGATCGTATGGGTGCATCATTTGAGCGTTCATACCAGAGTATCTTGAATCGCCTCACGAAGAATGCAGTGCGCATGCAGATTCCTGTTGGCGAGGAGGAGAATGTTTCTGGTGTCATCGATCTCTTTGAGCGCGTTTACTACACGTTCGAGGGAAACATGGGAAATACACTCGTGAAGCACGAAGTTCCTGCAGAGTACAAGGATGATGTCGAGAAGTACCGTGGTGAGCTCATTGAGGCAGTTGTTGCCCAGGATGAGGCACTCATGGAGAAGTATCTCGAGGGTGTTGAGCCAACGATGGAGGAGTTCAAGAGGGTGATGCGTAAGGCAGTTATCGCGAACAAGATTATCCCAGTGTACACTGGTACTGCTCTCAAGAATAAGGGTGTACAGCTCGTGCTCGACGCAGTCGTCGATTTCCTTCCAAGCCCACTTGATATCCCACCTACAAAGGGTATTGATCCAAACACTGATCAGGACATCACTCGTCTTGCATCGAACGATGAGCCATTCGCCGCACTCGCATTCAAGGTTGCTGCAGATCCATTCGTGGGTCAGCTCACCTTCTTCCGTGTGTACTCAGGAAAGCTTGAGGCAGGTTCATACGTCTACAATGCAACGAAGGGAAAGAAAGAGCGTATCAGTCGTATCGTGCGTATGCATGCAAACGACCGTGAGGAAGTGAAGACTGTGTACGCGGGAGAGATCGCAGCTGCGGTCGGTCTCAAGGACACCTTCACCTCAGATACACTTTGTGATGAGGATAAGCCAATCATCCTTGAGCGTATCGTTATCCCTGAGCCAGTCATCTCGATGCGTATCGAGCCAAAGACAAAGGCAGATCAGGAGAAGATGGGTGTTGCGCTCTCACGCCTTGTTGCGGAAGATCCTACATTCCGTGTTACTACCGATGAGGAGACAGGTGAGACAATCATCTGGGGAATGGGAGAGCTTCACCTCGACATCATCGTCGATCGTATGAAGCGTGAGTTCAACGTGGAGTGTACAACCGGCAAGCCACAGGTGGCATTCCGTGAGACCATTCAGGGTTCTGCTGAGCAGAATGAGAAGTACTTGAAGCAGTCAGGTGGTAAGGGACAGTACGGTCACGTAGTGATCCGTATCAAGCCTATGGAGCCACTCGCAGAGGGTGCAACCGTTCCAAAGAACGTCACACGCGAAGCAGACTTCGAGTTCATCAACAACATTAAGGGCGGTGCAATTCCTCAGGAATTCATCCCCGCAATTCTTAAGGGTGTGCGCGAGGGTCTCGATCGCGGTGTCGTCGCAGGTTTCCGCCTCGTCAACGTTTCAATCGAGCTCTTCGATGGTTCATACCATGATGTCGACTCATCAGAAATCGCCTTCAAGATTGCTGCATCGATGGCTGTTCGCGAGGCTGCTCGCAAGTCACGTCCAGTGATCCTTGAGCCAATGATGTCAGTGGAAGCAATCTTCCCTGATGAGTTCATGGGTGATGTTTCGGGTAACCTTTCATCACGTCGTGGACAGATTAGCTCAATGGGTGAGCGAGGTATGAACAAGGTGCTTACTGCACTCGTTCCACTTTCAGAAATGTTTGGATACGCAACAACATTGCGCTCAATGACACAGGGTCGTGGTACGTTCACCATGACATTCCAGGAGTATGCTCCGGTGCCTGCCAACATCGAAAAGGATATTGTTGCATCACGCGCAAAGTAA
- the tuf gene encoding elongation factor Tu, which produces MAAEAFDRSKPHVNVGTIGHVDHGKTTLTAAILHVLHMAGCEVKMKGVNEIDSAPEEKERGITIALSHNEYSTKTRHYAHIDAPGHADYIKNMITGAAQMDGAIIVVAATDGPMPQTREHILLAKQVGVPRIIVFLNKVDMVDDADLVDLVEEEIRDLLEKQGFDRNCPVIRGSGLKGLEATSVDDEWAKKILELTDALDTYIPVPQRDTAKPFLMPVEDIFSIEGRGTVVTGKIERGIIKVGQDIEIVGLKDTVKTTVTGIEMFNKSLQEGMAGDNAGILIRGIKKEDVTRGQVLAALGSVTPHSEFEAEVYILSKDEGGRHTPFFSGYKPQFYIRTTDVTGEVTLKEGVEMVMPGDTVTFKVKLIAPVALEDQTRFAIREGGRTVGAGVVTKIVK; this is translated from the coding sequence ATGGCAGCAGAAGCATTTGATCGTTCAAAGCCACACGTTAACGTGGGCACCATCGGTCACGTCGACCACGGCAAGACCACTCTTACCGCAGCGATCCTCCACGTGCTCCACATGGCAGGTTGTGAGGTGAAGATGAAGGGAGTTAACGAAATCGACTCAGCACCAGAGGAGAAGGAGCGCGGTATTACTATCGCCCTCTCACACAATGAGTATTCTACAAAGACCCGCCACTACGCACACATCGACGCACCGGGCCACGCAGACTACATCAAGAACATGATCACCGGAGCAGCACAAATGGACGGTGCAATCATCGTCGTTGCAGCAACCGATGGTCCTATGCCACAGACACGTGAGCACATCCTTCTTGCAAAGCAGGTCGGCGTACCTCGCATCATCGTCTTCTTGAACAAGGTAGACATGGTTGATGACGCTGATCTCGTTGACCTCGTTGAGGAGGAGATCCGTGATCTTCTCGAGAAGCAGGGCTTCGATCGCAATTGTCCAGTTATCCGTGGTTCAGGTCTCAAGGGACTCGAGGCTACATCAGTTGATGACGAGTGGGCAAAGAAGATTCTTGAGCTCACTGATGCTCTCGATACCTACATCCCAGTTCCACAGCGTGATACAGCAAAGCCATTCCTTATGCCAGTTGAGGACATCTTCTCAATTGAAGGTCGTGGTACGGTTGTGACCGGAAAGATCGAGCGCGGTATCATCAAGGTTGGACAGGACATTGAGATCGTTGGTCTCAAGGATACTGTAAAGACAACAGTGACTGGTATTGAAATGTTCAACAAGTCACTCCAGGAGGGTATGGCCGGCGACAATGCAGGTATTCTCATCCGCGGTATCAAGAAGGAGGACGTTACTCGTGGTCAGGTGCTTGCAGCACTCGGCTCAGTAACTCCACACTCAGAGTTCGAGGCAGAGGTGTATATCCTCAGCAAGGACGAGGGTGGACGCCACACACCATTCTTCTCAGGCTACAAGCCACAGTTCTACATCCGTACAACGGACGTGACTGGTGAGGTTACACTCAAGGAGGGTGTTGAGATGGTTATGCCAGGCGATACTGTTACCTTCAAGGTAAAGTTGATCGCTCCAGTTGCACTCGAGGACCAGACACGTTTCGCTATCCGCGAGGGTGGTCGTACAGTCGGTGCTGGTGTCGTAACAAAGATCGTTAAGTAA
- a CDS encoding PHP domain-containing protein: protein MIESLHNHTTASDGRLSHKELFSLAEQLGVGVLAYTDHDALPDDNALKFLESVRDRKTKWIIGMEITASLPDECYGHTGTIHVVGLFLDPHNEALREHARKAQEARIERMQIIVRKLSDLGFMISEQDCLKESGGESVGRVHIAAALESHPENGAVLQHLMLQMEVAGRTDKRIGDKYARMIAIGPRQYIYDVCLSPDAFKPAYVEARYTPDIDEATTLIRHAGGMSFIAHYSYERKKLPMETVRALLRENRVDGVEVVYGAGMKNTSEAATFEEDKIALRTLCTLYGRQISGGADAHSTEDLERYAADKSFSGESKGLAAKIIATGQVEVRNSSITITS, encoded by the coding sequence ATGATCGAATCCTTACATAACCATACGACGGCGTCCGACGGCAGACTTTCTCATAAAGAATTATTTAGCCTCGCAGAGCAGCTCGGAGTTGGAGTACTTGCATATACTGATCATGATGCACTTCCTGATGATAATGCACTAAAGTTTCTTGAGTCGGTGCGTGATCGGAAGACGAAGTGGATCATTGGGATGGAAATCACCGCGTCACTCCCCGATGAGTGTTACGGTCACACAGGTACGATTCATGTGGTCGGACTATTCCTTGATCCACACAACGAAGCACTTCGTGAGCATGCACGCAAGGCACAGGAGGCACGCATTGAGCGCATGCAAATAATCGTACGCAAGTTGAGTGACTTAGGTTTCATGATTTCTGAGCAAGACTGCCTCAAGGAGAGTGGTGGTGAGTCTGTAGGTCGTGTCCATATTGCAGCTGCGCTCGAGTCGCATCCGGAGAATGGCGCAGTGCTCCAGCACTTGATGCTTCAGATGGAAGTTGCTGGTCGCACTGATAAGCGTATCGGTGACAAATATGCCCGTATGATTGCAATAGGCCCGCGGCAATATATATATGATGTATGCCTTTCTCCTGATGCATTCAAACCCGCATATGTTGAGGCGCGTTATACCCCAGATATTGATGAAGCAACGACGCTCATTCGTCATGCGGGAGGTATGTCATTCATCGCACATTACTCGTACGAGCGAAAGAAGCTGCCGATGGAGACGGTACGCGCATTGCTTCGAGAGAATCGCGTTGATGGAGTAGAGGTCGTTTATGGTGCGGGGATGAAGAATACAAGTGAAGCTGCGACATTCGAAGAAGATAAGATTGCGCTACGTACACTCTGTACGTTGTATGGCAGGCAGATCTCGGGAGGAGCTGATGCGCATTCCACTGAAGACCTCGAGCGTTACGCTGCAGATAAATCTTTCTCTGGAGAGAGTAAGGGATTGGCTGCAAAGATCATTGCTACTGGTCAGGTGGAGGTGCGTAATTCATCAATCACTATTACATCATAA
- a CDS encoding alkylphosphonate utilization protein codes for MKKPYEEEVDEDEQDEDEVVVDANGTPLANGDTVLVIKDLKVKGSPVGFKKGTKIKNIRLTGGTEGISGSTDQIKGFTIRAEYVKKA; via the coding sequence ATGAAAAAGCCATACGAAGAGGAGGTTGATGAGGATGAGCAGGATGAGGACGAGGTCGTCGTCGATGCGAATGGTACGCCGCTCGCAAATGGCGATACTGTGCTCGTTATTAAGGATCTCAAGGTAAAGGGAAGTCCGGTTGGTTTTAAGAAGGGGACTAAGATCAAGAACATTCGCCTTACGGGTGGTACTGAAGGTATCAGTGGTAGCACTGATCAGATCAAGGGTTTCACGATTCGCGCAGAATACGTGAAGAAGGCATAA
- a CDS encoding type II secretion system protein, giving the protein MKHQKGFTLIELLVVIAIIGLLSSVILAALSSARMKARVARRYSDFKQLNTALELYKDKYNTYPNTSNMWLSVCKNPGDGPWGLDRSGSNGFIPDLAPEFIPILPIDPSGCAGVGVTEGYHYASNGAGYKLQTGYLSDTMSLCLPNGDFADPTVISSPGAYKCAIYTQDFSGR; this is encoded by the coding sequence ATGAAACATCAAAAAGGATTCACTCTCATTGAACTCTTGGTTGTGATTGCGATTATCGGACTTCTTTCGAGTGTCATCCTGGCTGCACTGAGCAGTGCACGCATGAAAGCGCGTGTCGCAAGACGCTACAGCGACTTCAAGCAGCTCAACACGGCACTCGAACTCTACAAAGACAAATACAATACCTACCCAAACACATCCAATATGTGGCTTAGTGTTTGCAAAAATCCCGGTGATGGCCCTTGGGGACTCGACCGCTCGGGAAGCAATGGGTTCATCCCCGACCTTGCACCCGAATTCATCCCCATACTGCCAATCGACCCCAGTGGCTGTGCGGGAGTAGGCGTAACGGAAGGCTATCACTATGCTTCAAATGGTGCGGGGTATAAACTACAAACGGGATATTTGTCCGACACCATGTCGCTCTGTCTCCCAAACGGAGACTTCGCAGACCCCACCGTCATCAGTAGCCCTGGCGCTTACAAGTGCGCAATCTATACCCAAGATTTTTCTGGCCGCTAG
- the rplB gene encoding 50S ribosomal protein L2, protein MKTFKPTTPSRRNTVLTPYKELLSGDQTAKPKGLVKGEKRAMGRNNAGRITMRHRGGGNKKLLRVVDFKFDKKDVPARVEAVQYDPLRTGFVALVVYRDGERRYILAPKGMKAGDTIMVSETAPIAPGNRLPLRKIPVGTFVYNIEIKPEGGAKVARAAGNFVELIANDDGQAFLKMPSSEVRKVSENCWATIGQVSNDQYKLRNEGKAGRNRWMGIRPTVRGTAMNPVDHPHGGGEGRQGRGLRRAKTMWGKPSGKGQKTRSPKKYSNVFVVTRRVVGKKK, encoded by the coding sequence ATGAAAACATTTAAACCAACTACACCAAGTCGTCGTAACACCGTTTTGACTCCCTACAAGGAGCTCCTCTCAGGTGATCAGACCGCAAAGCCAAAGGGACTCGTCAAGGGTGAGAAGCGCGCTATGGGCCGCAACAACGCAGGTCGCATCACAATGCGTCACCGCGGTGGTGGTAACAAGAAGCTTCTCCGTGTTGTTGACTTCAAGTTTGACAAGAAGGACGTTCCTGCTCGTGTAGAGGCCGTACAGTACGACCCACTCCGCACAGGTTTCGTCGCACTCGTTGTATATCGTGACGGTGAGCGCCGCTACATTCTTGCTCCAAAGGGCATGAAGGCAGGTGATACCATCATGGTCAGCGAGACTGCACCAATTGCTCCAGGTAACCGCCTTCCACTCCGCAAGATCCCAGTGGGTACATTCGTGTACAACATCGAGATCAAGCCAGAGGGAGGTGCTAAGGTAGCCCGCGCTGCTGGTAACTTCGTTGAGCTTATCGCTAACGACGATGGACAGGCATTCCTTAAGATGCCATCATCTGAGGTCCGTAAGGTCTCAGAGAACTGCTGGGCAACTATCGGTCAGGTATCAAACGATCAGTACAAGCTTCGTAACGAAGGTAAGGCTGGCCGTAATCGCTGGATGGGTATTCGCCCAACTGTGCGTGGTACTGCTATGAATCCCGTTGACCATCCACACGGTGGTGGTGAGGGACGTCAGGGCCGTGGACTTCGCCGTGCGAAGACCATGTGGGGTAAGCCATCAGGAAAGGGACAGAAGACACGTTCACCAAAGAAGTACTCGAATGTCTTTGTGGTCACGCGTCGCGTTGTCGGAAAGAAAAAGTAA
- the rpsJ gene encoding 30S ribosomal protein S10, with the protein MLRIRVRAYESKILDASVRQIMDTAARLEASVHGPIPLPTHITKYTVNRATFVYKDAREQFEMRIHKRLIDILNPNQKIIEALTNLTLPSGVNIDVKMM; encoded by the coding sequence ATGCTCCGCATCCGCGTACGTGCATACGAGTCAAAGATCCTCGACGCTTCAGTGCGCCAGATCATGGACACGGCTGCTCGTCTCGAGGCGTCGGTGCACGGACCAATCCCACTTCCAACCCACATCACCAAGTATACGGTGAATCGCGCGACCTTCGTCTATAAGGATGCCCGAGAGCAGTTCGAAATGCGCATTCATAAGCGCCTTATCGACATCTTGAATCCAAACCAGAAGATCATTGAGGCGCTCACAAACTTGACCCTTCCGTCAGGAGTGAACATCGATGTGAAGATGATGTAA
- the rplD gene encoding 50S ribosomal protein L4: MAKTQISLEAPVYSAAGKKAGTITLAESVFGAKWNADLVHQVVLGMQANARQPWAHTKDRSEISGGGRKPWKQKGTGRARHGSSRSPIWRHGGVTFGPRNDKDYSVKINRKMRVNALFSVLSKKYAAGQVLFVNELALAAPKTAEAREIMTKLGTIAGFEEVGTRRKNALYVVLPKMDVAAKKSFQNMGNVLMGTVSTLNPVDVLSYKYLVLVAPEESVKALEAKLAK, from the coding sequence ATGGCAAAAACACAAATTTCGCTTGAAGCACCTGTTTACTCAGCAGCAGGCAAGAAGGCAGGTACCATCACACTCGCAGAGTCAGTGTTCGGTGCAAAATGGAATGCAGACCTTGTTCACCAGGTAGTACTTGGTATGCAGGCAAATGCACGCCAGCCTTGGGCACACACAAAGGATCGCTCAGAGATCTCCGGAGGTGGCCGCAAGCCATGGAAGCAGAAGGGAACTGGTCGTGCTCGTCACGGATCATCACGTTCTCCAATCTGGCGCCACGGTGGTGTCACGTTCGGTCCTCGCAATGACAAGGACTACTCAGTCAAGATCAACCGCAAGATGCGTGTGAACGCACTCTTCTCTGTACTTTCAAAGAAGTATGCAGCAGGTCAGGTCCTCTTCGTTAACGAGCTTGCACTCGCAGCTCCAAAGACAGCAGAGGCACGTGAGATCATGACCAAGCTTGGAACCATTGCTGGTTTCGAGGAGGTAGGAACACGTCGCAAGAATGCTCTCTACGTTGTACTTCCAAAGATGGACGTTGCAGCAAAGAAGAGCTTCCAGAACATGGGTAATGTACTCATGGGAACAGTAAGCACACTCAATCCGGTCGATGTGCTTTCATATAAGTATCTCGTGCTTGTCGCACCAGAGGAGTCTGTAAAGGCACTCGAGGCAAAGCTTGCAAAATAA
- a CDS encoding cob(I)yrinic acid a,c-diamide adenosyltransferase: MLYTGKGDDGTTSAFGSKVRFSKNSSITEALGTLDEINSFLGLIKVHKQVGLELGTLIGNVQNNLFIAQAETAGADKNIAQESVTEIEQIINDIETTLPPVKTFFVSGGTELGALFDVARTIARRAERRMVAVHDEGILALNPSTLAYLNRLSSLLYALARQSNHRAGISEESPTY, translated from the coding sequence ATGCTTTATACAGGAAAAGGTGACGACGGAACAACAAGCGCATTTGGCTCAAAAGTACGCTTCTCGAAAAATTCCTCGATTACAGAGGCTCTTGGCACACTTGATGAGATAAACTCGTTTCTAGGACTCATCAAAGTACACAAACAAGTTGGCCTCGAGCTTGGTACCCTCATCGGGAATGTACAGAATAACCTCTTCATCGCGCAAGCAGAAACTGCTGGTGCAGACAAAAATATTGCACAGGAGTCAGTGACGGAAATAGAACAGATCATTAACGACATCGAAACTACCCTACCGCCAGTAAAAACTTTCTTCGTTTCTGGAGGAACCGAACTCGGAGCACTCTTCGATGTTGCGCGCACAATCGCGCGACGAGCGGAGCGTCGCATGGTTGCCGTGCACGACGAAGGCATCCTCGCACTCAATCCCTCAACACTTGCCTACCTCAATCGTCTTTCGAGCCTCCTCTATGCCCTTGCGCGCCAGTCGAATCACCGTGCAGGAATTAGTGAGGAAAGTCCAACGTATTAA